A single Longimicrobiales bacterium DNA region contains:
- a CDS encoding metal-dependent transcriptional regulator translates to MTSRALSRSVEDYLKAIYGLSGSSESVSTSAIADALDIQPASVTGMVKRMAEWGLLEHLPYKGVVLTEPGTREALRVLRRHRILETYLCERLGFSWADVHDEAERLEHAASDHLIEQMATALGSPSHDPHGSPIPTPAGDIENTVLSTLADARPGARLVIRSVRDEDGEALRSMAEEGLVPGAHVTVAKGTPLTGSVEFAVGNGSAGKGSVSSEVARHVYVLPDPR, encoded by the coding sequence ATGACCTCACGCGCACTTTCTCGATCGGTCGAGGACTACCTGAAGGCCATCTATGGCCTGTCAGGCAGCAGCGAATCGGTGTCGACATCGGCCATCGCCGACGCACTGGATATTCAGCCCGCATCAGTCACCGGTATGGTCAAGCGAATGGCTGAGTGGGGGCTACTGGAGCATCTACCCTACAAGGGTGTGGTGCTCACTGAACCGGGCACACGTGAGGCACTGCGAGTCCTTCGACGACACCGGATTCTCGAGACCTATTTGTGTGAACGGCTCGGCTTTTCATGGGCCGATGTACACGACGAGGCAGAGCGCCTCGAGCATGCCGCCTCTGATCACCTCATAGAGCAGATGGCGACTGCGCTCGGCTCACCGAGTCACGATCCGCACGGCTCGCCCATACCCACGCCCGCCGGCGACATCGAAAACACTGTGCTCTCGACCCTCGCTGACGCGAGACCAGGAGCACGGCTCGTGATTCGCTCCGTCCGAGACGAAGACGGCGAAGCGCTACGCTCGATGGCCGAAGAAGGGCTGGTCCCAGGTGCGCACGTCACGGTCGCCAAAGGCACGCCGCTGACCGGCTCGGTCGAGTTCGCGGTCGGAAACGGCAGCGCCGGAAAAGGCTCAGTCTCGAGCGAAGTTGCTCGCCATGTCTACGTCTTGCCCGATCCG